The Vicinamibacterales bacterium genomic interval GTGACTGCCTCAGCCATATAGTCGGCGCAACTTGGATAGAATCTGCAACTTCCGGAAAACAATGGAGATAGGAGAACCTTATAGGCGCGTATCGCCCCCAGGAGCAGGCGACTGGGGATCGACAGCAGGCGGGACTCTGGCGCGTCGGAGGGCATGGTCGACAAGGCCGCGAAACTCATCCTGAACCCGGTCGAACGGCGCAGTCAACACGCCGGAACGCGGAATGACGACGATATCAGCCGCCACGTGGATCGGGGCGAGCCGAAAGACCTC includes:
- the yidD gene encoding membrane protein insertion efficiency factor YidD produces the protein MSFAALSTMPSDAPESRLLSIPSRLLLGAIRAYKVLLSPLFSGSCRFYPSCADYMAEAVTVHGAVRGSWYGVKRLARCHPLGRAGFDPVPRRR